In Brienomyrus brachyistius isolate T26 unplaced genomic scaffold, BBRACH_0.4 scaffold46, whole genome shotgun sequence, the following are encoded in one genomic region:
- the LOC125723235 gene encoding putative uncharacterized protein DDB_G0290521 isoform X2: protein MTTGSTPAGAKSLCTLFGRSPTWAPGRQDTLLIIWLKKMPFASDELYRRYICRNLPRYVDKLKSMEIMVHLPCLMQSDRDEITAKKESKGESEAVVLLLDCLKRRENWADDLIEALRSCEQWELASELEKEYESLKVRPTKSGGTPASVPATAPVLRHTVSNLPEHAATEAVPAVPAPSGTGHSAPLPSPFQAASADKGITPNHTDTLSGPGEPTSQVSASPHVTQPGVTEEVKNASVVSASSPQESLTGRPVQDTNPTDARPNPFPKLIQTSNPGNDQVTDNHPHAEPSQARQAQRTARPTASSADLNQANNPATSISTDDAMSEEMYFSKPGTLRAHSAERYRYFDNQRAAESVEEEPYSGQPTSPAKEKLTTRHDNHPTSGRADMATHDCPHEGGLSFSYNLLENYSIPLFVLAGACILVLLGRLRK, encoded by the exons atgaccactggatccaccccggctggggccaaaagcctgtGCACACTATTCGGAAGgtcccctacctgggcaccaggcaggcaagacacc CTTTTAATTATTTGGCTTAAGAAAATGCCTTTTGCGAGTGATGAATTATACCGACGTTATATATGCCGCAACTTGCCAAGATATGTGGACAAATTGAAATCAATGGAAATCATGGTTCATCTCCCCTGCCTTATGCAGTCTGATCGG GATGAAATAACGGCTAAGAAAGAGAGCAAAGGTGAGTCTGAAGCTGTGGTGCTGCTGTTGGACTGTTTGAAGCGGAGAGAGAACTGGGCTGATGATTTAATCGAGGCCCTGAGATCCTGTGAGCAATGGGAACTTGCTTCAGAGCTTGAGAAGGAATATGAATCACTCAAGGTCCGGCCCACTAAGA GTGGTGGCACTCCTGCTTCTGTTCCTGCGACTGCTCCAGTGCTCCGTCACACTGTCTCAAACCTTCCGGAACATGCAGCTACTGAAGCTGTCCCAGCTGTTCCAGCTCCATCAGGGACGGGCCACTCAGCTCCACTGCCCAGTCCCTTTCAGGCGGCTTCTGCTGATAAGGGCATTACCCCTAATCACACTGACACTCTTAGTGGTCCAGGTGagcccacctcacaggtgtctGCGTCACCCCATGTCACCCAGCctggagtcacagaagaagtTAAGAATGCCTCCGTAGTATCTGCATCTAGTCCTCAGGAGAGCCTAACTGGCAGGCCAGTACAGGATACCAACCCAACAGATGCCCGTCCAAACCCATTTCCAAAACTAATACAGACTTCCAATCCAGGCAATGATCAG GTAACTGATAATCATCCCCATGCGGAGCCTAGTCAAGCACGTCAGGCTCAACGTACTGCCAGGCCAACTGCATCTTCTGCTGATCTTAACCAAGCCAATAATCCTGCAACTTCCATCTCCACCGATGATGCCATGTCTGAAGAAATGTACTTTAGCAAGCCTGGAACGCTTCGTGCCCATTCTGCCGAGCGATACCGATACTTTGACAACCAAAGAGCTGCTGAGTCAGTGGAAGAGGAGCCATACTCTG GTCAACCCACAAGCCCCGCAAAGGAAAAACTGACCACTCGTCATGACAACCACCCCACTTCTGGAAGAGCTGACATGGCAACCCATGATTGTCCACATGAAGGGGGACTCAGCTTCTCCTACAACCTGTTAGAGAACTATTCTATCCCTCTCTTTGTTCTGGCTGGAGCATGCATTCTGGTCTTGCTAGGGAGACTGAGAAAATAG
- the LOC125723235 gene encoding putative uncharacterized protein DDB_G0290521 isoform X1, whose product MTTGSTPAGAKSLCTLFGRSPTWAPGRQDTLLIIWLKKMPFASDELYRRYICRNLPRYVDKLKSMEIMVHLPCLMQSDRDEITAKKESKGESEAVVLLLDCLKRRENWADDLIEALRSCEQWELASELEKEYESLKVRPTKSGGTPASVPATAPVLRHTVSNLPEHAATEAVPAVPAPSGTGHSAPLPSPFQAASADKGITPNHTDTLSGPGEPTSQVSASPHVTQPGVTEEVKNASVVSASSPQESLTGRPVQDTNPTDARPNPFPKLIQTSNPGNDQVTDNHPHAEPSQARQAQRTARPTASSADLNQANNPATSISTDDAMSEEMYFSKPGTLRAHSAERYRYFDNQRAAESVEEEPYSGNSDRLEMSETVQHPEPEENSYESLLDSQDVHVIEGHVTEEIPVLNHAGQPTSPAKEKLTTRHDNHPTSGRADMATHDCPHEGGLSFSYNLLENYSIPLFVLAGACILVLLGRLRK is encoded by the exons atgaccactggatccaccccggctggggccaaaagcctgtGCACACTATTCGGAAGgtcccctacctgggcaccaggcaggcaagacacc CTTTTAATTATTTGGCTTAAGAAAATGCCTTTTGCGAGTGATGAATTATACCGACGTTATATATGCCGCAACTTGCCAAGATATGTGGACAAATTGAAATCAATGGAAATCATGGTTCATCTCCCCTGCCTTATGCAGTCTGATCGG GATGAAATAACGGCTAAGAAAGAGAGCAAAGGTGAGTCTGAAGCTGTGGTGCTGCTGTTGGACTGTTTGAAGCGGAGAGAGAACTGGGCTGATGATTTAATCGAGGCCCTGAGATCCTGTGAGCAATGGGAACTTGCTTCAGAGCTTGAGAAGGAATATGAATCACTCAAGGTCCGGCCCACTAAGA GTGGTGGCACTCCTGCTTCTGTTCCTGCGACTGCTCCAGTGCTCCGTCACACTGTCTCAAACCTTCCGGAACATGCAGCTACTGAAGCTGTCCCAGCTGTTCCAGCTCCATCAGGGACGGGCCACTCAGCTCCACTGCCCAGTCCCTTTCAGGCGGCTTCTGCTGATAAGGGCATTACCCCTAATCACACTGACACTCTTAGTGGTCCAGGTGagcccacctcacaggtgtctGCGTCACCCCATGTCACCCAGCctggagtcacagaagaagtTAAGAATGCCTCCGTAGTATCTGCATCTAGTCCTCAGGAGAGCCTAACTGGCAGGCCAGTACAGGATACCAACCCAACAGATGCCCGTCCAAACCCATTTCCAAAACTAATACAGACTTCCAATCCAGGCAATGATCAG GTAACTGATAATCATCCCCATGCGGAGCCTAGTCAAGCACGTCAGGCTCAACGTACTGCCAGGCCAACTGCATCTTCTGCTGATCTTAACCAAGCCAATAATCCTGCAACTTCCATCTCCACCGATGATGCCATGTCTGAAGAAATGTACTTTAGCAAGCCTGGAACGCTTCGTGCCCATTCTGCCGAGCGATACCGATACTTTGACAACCAAAGAGCTGCTGAGTCAGTGGAAGAGGAGCCATACTCTGGTAATTCTGACCGCTTGGAGATGAGCGAAACTGTGCAACACCCAGAGCCGGAAGAGAACTCTTATGAGAGCCTGCTCGATAGTCAGGATGTGCACGTAATTGAAGGACATGTGACCGAAGAGATCCCTGTACTCAATCATGCAGGTCAACCCACAAGCCCCGCAAAGGAAAAACTGACCACTCGTCATGACAACCACCCCACTTCTGGAAGAGCTGACATGGCAACCCATGATTGTCCACATGAAGGGGGACTCAGCTTCTCCTACAACCTGTTAGAGAACTATTCTATCCCTCTCTTTGTTCTGGCTGGAGCATGCATTCTGGTCTTGCTAGGGAGACTGAGAAAATAG